In Ensifer canadensis, a genomic segment contains:
- the rpoB gene encoding DNA-directed RNA polymerase subunit beta: protein MAQTLSFNGRRRVRKFFGKIPEVAEMPNLIEVQKASYDQFLMVEEPKGGRPDEGLQAVFKSVFPIKDFSGASMLEFVSYEFEQPKFDVEECRQRDLTYAAPLKVTLRLIVFDIDEDTGAKSIKDIKEQNVYMGDMPLMTDNGTFIVNGTERVIVSQMHRSPGVFFDHDKGKSHSSGKLLFAARVIPYRGSWLDIEFDAKDIVHARIDRRRKIPVSSLLMALGMDGEEILDTFYTKSLYQRDGAGWRVPFQPDALKGQKAITEMVDADTGEVVVEAGKKLTPRLLRQLQDKGLKALKATDDDLYGNYLAEDIVNFSTGEIYLEAGDEIDEKTLPVILSAGFDEIPVLDIDHINVGAYIRNTLTVDKNENRQDALFDIYRVMRPGEPPTMDSAEAMFNTLFFDAERYDLSAVGRVKMNMRLDLEVADTVRILRKEDILAVVKMLVELRDGKGEIDDIDNLGNRRVRSVGELMENQYRLGLLRMERAIKERMSSIEIDTVMPQDLINAKPAAAAVREFFGSSQLSQFMDQVNPLSEITHKRRLSALGPGGLTRERAGFEVRDVHPTHYGRICPIETPEGPNIGLINSLATFARVNKYGFIESPYRKIVDGKVTNDVVYLSAMEEAKYHVAQANSVLDSDGAFSEEFVVCRHAGEVMLAPRDNINLMDVSPKQLVSVAAALIPFLENDDANRALMGSNMQRQAVPLLRAEAPFVGTGMEPVVARDSGAAIAARRGGVVDQVDATRIVIRATEDLDPSKSGVDIYRLQKFQRSNQNTCVNQRPLVTVGDVLNKGDIIADGPSTDLGDLALGRNALVAFMPWNGYNYEDSILLSERIVRDDVFTSIHIEEFEVMARDTKLGPEEITRDIPNVSEEALRNLDEAGIVYIGAEVQPGDILVGKITPKGESPMTPEEKLLRAIFGEKASDVRDTSMRMPPGTFGTVVEVRVFNRHGVEKDERAMAIEREEIERLAKDRDDEQAILDRNVYARLVDMLRGHTAVAGPKGFKKGTELSNLVVSEYPRSQWWMFAIEDEKAQGEIEALRAQYDESKSRLEQRFMDKVEKVQRGDEMPPGVMKMVKVFVAVKRKIQPGDKMAGRHGNKGVVSRIVPIEDMPFLEDGTHVDVVLNPLGVPSRMNVGQILETHLGWACAGMGKKIGAMLDAYKAGADIQPLRDTIDSVIGSGPKGEPIKQYDDESIVRLAEQTRRGVSIATPVFDGAVEADVNEMLEQAGLKVTGQSTLYDGRTGDQFDRQVTVGYIYMLKLNHLVDDKIHARSIGPYSLVTQQPLGGKAQFGGQRFGEMEVWALEAYGAAYTLQEMLTVKSDDVAGRTKVYEAIVRGDDTFEAGIPESFNVLVKEMRSLGLSVELENTKVDELGAAQLPDAAE, encoded by the coding sequence ATGGCTCAGACCCTTTCGTTTAACGGTCGCAGGCGCGTACGCAAGTTTTTTGGTAAAATTCCAGAAGTCGCAGAAATGCCGAACCTCATCGAGGTTCAGAAGGCATCCTACGACCAGTTTCTTATGGTTGAAGAGCCCAAGGGCGGACGCCCTGATGAGGGCCTTCAAGCCGTTTTCAAATCGGTTTTCCCGATCAAGGATTTCTCCGGCGCTTCGATGCTCGAGTTCGTGTCCTACGAATTCGAACAGCCGAAGTTCGACGTCGAAGAATGCCGTCAGCGCGATCTGACCTACGCAGCACCGCTCAAGGTGACCCTGCGCCTGATCGTGTTCGATATTGACGAGGATACCGGCGCGAAGTCGATCAAGGACATCAAGGAACAGAACGTCTACATGGGCGATATGCCGCTCATGACCGACAACGGTACCTTCATCGTCAATGGCACCGAGCGCGTTATCGTTTCGCAGATGCACCGCTCTCCGGGCGTGTTCTTCGACCATGACAAGGGCAAGAGCCACTCTTCCGGCAAGCTGCTCTTCGCTGCCCGCGTGATCCCGTATCGCGGTTCCTGGCTCGACATCGAGTTCGATGCCAAGGATATCGTCCACGCCCGTATCGACCGCCGCCGCAAGATCCCCGTGTCTTCGCTTTTGATGGCGCTCGGCATGGACGGCGAGGAGATCCTCGACACCTTCTACACGAAGTCGCTCTACCAGCGCGACGGCGCTGGCTGGCGCGTGCCGTTCCAGCCGGATGCGCTGAAGGGCCAGAAGGCGATCACCGAGATGGTCGACGCCGATACCGGCGAAGTGGTTGTCGAAGCTGGCAAGAAGCTGACGCCGCGCCTGCTGCGCCAGTTGCAGGACAAGGGTCTCAAGGCCCTGAAAGCGACCGATGACGACCTCTATGGCAACTACCTTGCCGAAGACATCGTCAACTTCTCGACCGGTGAAATCTACCTCGAAGCAGGCGACGAGATCGACGAGAAGACGCTTCCCGTCATCCTGTCGGCCGGCTTCGACGAAATCCCGGTTCTCGACATCGACCATATCAATGTCGGCGCCTACATCCGCAACACGCTGACCGTAGACAAGAACGAGAACCGTCAGGATGCTCTGTTCGATATCTACCGCGTAATGCGTCCGGGCGAACCGCCGACCATGGATTCTGCGGAAGCCATGTTCAACACGTTGTTCTTCGATGCCGAGCGTTACGACCTCTCGGCCGTCGGTCGCGTGAAGATGAACATGCGTCTCGACCTTGAAGTGGCTGATACCGTTCGTATCCTGCGCAAGGAAGACATCCTGGCTGTCGTCAAGATGCTGGTCGAGCTGCGTGACGGCAAGGGCGAAATCGACGACATTGACAACCTCGGCAACCGCCGTGTTCGTTCTGTCGGCGAACTGATGGAAAACCAGTACCGCCTTGGTCTGTTGCGCATGGAGCGCGCGATCAAGGAACGCATGTCGTCGATCGAAATCGATACCGTCATGCCGCAGGACCTGATCAACGCCAAGCCGGCTGCCGCCGCCGTCCGCGAATTCTTCGGCTCCTCGCAGCTGTCGCAGTTCATGGACCAGGTGAACCCGCTTTCGGAAATCACCCACAAGCGCCGTCTTTCGGCACTTGGCCCGGGTGGTCTGACCCGCGAGCGCGCAGGCTTCGAAGTCCGTGACGTTCACCCGACGCACTACGGCCGTATCTGCCCGATTGAAACGCCGGAAGGCCCGAACATCGGTCTGATCAACTCGCTTGCAACCTTTGCCCGCGTCAACAAGTACGGCTTCATCGAAAGCCCGTACCGTAAGATCGTTGACGGCAAGGTGACGAACGACGTCGTTTATCTCTCCGCAATGGAAGAAGCGAAGTACCACGTCGCCCAGGCAAACTCGGTTCTCGATAGCGATGGTGCGTTCTCGGAAGAGTTCGTCGTTTGCCGTCATGCCGGCGAAGTTATGCTGGCACCGCGTGACAACATCAACCTGATGGACGTTTCGCCGAAGCAGCTCGTTTCGGTCGCCGCGGCGCTCATCCCGTTCCTGGAGAACGACGACGCCAACCGCGCACTGATGGGCTCGAACATGCAGCGTCAGGCCGTGCCTCTGCTGCGCGCCGAAGCTCCGTTCGTCGGTACCGGCATGGAACCGGTCGTTGCCCGCGACTCCGGCGCTGCCATTGCAGCCCGTCGTGGCGGTGTCGTCGACCAGGTCGATGCGACCCGTATCGTTATCCGCGCCACCGAAGACCTCGATCCGTCGAAGTCGGGCGTCGATATCTACCGTCTGCAGAAGTTCCAGCGTTCGAACCAGAACACCTGCGTCAACCAGCGCCCGCTGGTCACCGTCGGTGACGTTCTGAACAAGGGCGACATCATTGCTGATGGTCCGTCGACCGATCTCGGCGATCTGGCACTCGGCCGCAACGCGCTCGTCGCGTTCATGCCGTGGAACGGCTACAACTACGAAGACTCGATCCTGTTGTCCGAGCGCATCGTGCGTGACGACGTGTTCACCTCCATCCACATCGAAGAATTCGAAGTGATGGCGCGTGACACCAAGCTGGGTCCGGAAGAAATTACCCGCGACATTCCGAACGTTTCGGAAGAAGCGCTGCGTAATCTCGACGAAGCCGGCATCGTCTACATCGGTGCTGAGGTTCAGCCGGGCGATATCCTGGTCGGCAAGATCACGCCGAAGGGCGAAAGCCCGATGACGCCGGAAGAAAAGCTTCTGCGCGCCATCTTCGGTGAAAAGGCTTCCGACGTGCGCGACACGTCCATGCGCATGCCCCCGGGCACGTTCGGCACCGTCGTCGAAGTTCGCGTCTTCAATCGCCACGGCGTTGAGAAGGACGAGCGCGCGATGGCGATCGAGCGCGAGGAAATCGAACGACTGGCCAAGGACCGCGACGACGAACAGGCGATCCTCGATCGTAACGTCTACGCACGTCTCGTCGACATGCTGCGCGGTCACACCGCGGTTGCAGGTCCGAAGGGCTTCAAGAAGGGCACTGAGCTGTCCAACCTCGTCGTCAGCGAATATCCCCGCTCGCAGTGGTGGATGTTTGCCATCGAAGACGAGAAGGCTCAGGGCGAGATCGAAGCGCTTCGCGCCCAGTACGACGAATCCAAGTCGCGCCTTGAACAGCGCTTCATGGACAAGGTCGAAAAGGTCCAGCGCGGCGACGAAATGCCTCCGGGCGTCATGAAGATGGTCAAGGTCTTCGTCGCTGTTAAGCGCAAGATCCAGCCGGGCGACAAGATGGCCGGCCGTCACGGCAACAAGGGTGTCGTGTCGCGTATCGTGCCGATCGAAGACATGCCGTTCCTGGAAGATGGTACGCACGTCGACGTCGTTCTGAACCCGCTCGGCGTGCCTTCGCGCATGAACGTCGGCCAGATCCTCGAAACCCATCTTGGCTGGGCTTGCGCCGGCATGGGCAAGAAGATCGGCGCGATGCTCGATGCCTACAAGGCAGGTGCCGATATCCAGCCGCTGCGCGACACCATCGACAGCGTCATCGGGTCGGGCCCGAAGGGTGAGCCGATCAAGCAGTACGACGACGAGTCGATCGTACGGCTTGCCGAGCAGACCCGTCGTGGCGTTTCGATCGCGACGCCGGTCTTCGACGGTGCTGTCGAAGCTGACGTCAACGAGATGCTGGAGCAGGCGGGCCTGAAGGTAACCGGTCAGTCGACGCTTTATGATGGCCGTACCGGCGATCAATTCGACCGCCAGGTGACCGTCGGCTACATCTACATGCTGAAGCTGAACCACCTTGTCGACGACAAGATCCACGCCCGTTCGATCGGTCCTTACTCGCTCGTCACCCAGCAGCCGCTGGGCGGCAAGGCGCAGTTCGGCGGTCAGCGCTTCGGGGAAATGGAAGTCTGGGCGCTCGAAGCCTACGGCGCCGCCTACACCCTGCAGGAAATGCTGACGGTGAAGTCGGACGACGTGGCCGGTCGTACGAAGGTCTACGAAGCGATCGTCCGTGGCGACGATACCTTCGAAGCGGGCATTCCCGAGAGCTTCAACGTTCTCGTCAAGGAAATGCGCTCGCTGGGCCTCTCGGTCGAACTCGAGAACACCAAGGTCGACGAACTCGGTGCAGCGCAGCTGCCTGACGCAGCCGAATAA
- the rpoC gene encoding DNA-directed RNA polymerase subunit beta', with protein sequence MNQEVMNLFNPQVPAQTFDSIRISIASPEKILSWSYGEIKKPETINYRTFKPERDGLFCARIFGPIKDYECLCGKYKRMKYKGIICEKCGVEVTLSRVRRERMGHIELAAPVAHIWFLKSLPSRISTLLDMTLKDVERVLYFENYIVTEPGLTSLKENQLLSEEDYMLAVDEFGEDQFTAMIGAEAIYEMLASMNLEKIAGDLRSDLAETTSDLKQKKLMKRLKIVENFMDSGNRPEWMIMKVVPVIPPDLRPLVPLDGGRFATSDLNDLYRRVINRNNRLKRLIELRAPGIIIRNEKRMLQESVDALFDNGRRGRVITGANKRPLKSLSDMLKGKQGRFRQNLLGKRVDYSGRSVIVTGPELKLHQCGLPKKMALELFKPFIYARLDAKGYSSTVKQAKKLVEKEKPEVWDILDEVIREHPVLLNRAPTLHRLGIQAFEPTLVEGKAIQLHPLVCTAFNADFDGDQMAVHVPLSLEAQLEARVLMMSTNNILHPANGAPIIVPSQDMVLGLYYLSILNQNEPGEGMAFSDMGELHHALETKSVTLHAKIRGRFKTVDAEGNPVSKIYETTPGRMIIGELLPRNVNVPFETCNQEMTKKNISKMIDTVYRHCGQKDTVIFCDRIMQLGFAHACRAGISFGKDDMVIPDTKVKIVGDTEALVKEYEQQYNDGLITQGEKYNKVVDAWGKATEKVADEMMARIKAVEFDDNGRQKPMNSIYMMSHSGARGSPNQMRQLGGMRGLMAKPSGEIIETPIISNFKEGLTVNEYFNSTHGARKGLADTALKTANSGYLTRRLVDVAQDCIVNSVDCGTENGLTMTAIVDAGQVVASLGARILGRTALDDIDHPVTGVRLVDAGRMILEPDVIEIEKAGIQSIRIRSALTCEIQTGVCGVCYGRDLARGTPVNMGEAVGVIAAQSIGEPGTQLTMRTFHLGGTATVVDQSFLEASYEGTVQIKNRNMLRNSDGILVAMGRNMAVQILDERGVERSSQRVAYGSKIFVDDGDKVKRGQRLAEWDPYTRPMMTEVEGTVHFEDVVDGISVLEATDESTGITKRQVIDWRSTPRGTDLKPAIVIKDKNGAVLKLSRGGDARFMLSVDAILSVEPGTKVSQGDVLARSPLESAKTKDITGGLPRVAELFEARRPKDHAVIAEIDGTIRFGRDYKNKRRVLIEPAEDGVEPVEYLIPKGKPFHLQDGDYIEKGDYILDGNPAPHDILAIKGVEALASYLVNEIQEVYRLQGVVINDKHIEVIVRQMLQKVEITDAGDSTYIVGDNVDRIELEDVNDGLIEQGKKPAYGDPVLLGITKASLQTPSFISAASFQETTKVLTEAAIAGKVDGLQGLKENVIVGRLIPAGTGGTMTQIRRIATARDEMILEERRKGTGADVATPMLADLAKENAAAE encoded by the coding sequence ATGAACCAAGAGGTCATGAATCTTTTCAATCCGCAGGTGCCTGCACAGACTTTCGATTCCATCCGGATTTCGATCGCCTCGCCGGAGAAGATTCTTTCCTGGTCTTACGGTGAGATCAAGAAGCCGGAGACGATCAACTATCGTACGTTCAAGCCGGAACGTGACGGTCTCTTCTGCGCTCGTATCTTCGGTCCGATCAAGGATTACGAATGCCTGTGCGGCAAGTACAAGCGCATGAAGTACAAGGGCATCATCTGCGAAAAGTGCGGCGTTGAAGTTACGCTGTCGCGCGTTCGCCGTGAGCGCATGGGCCATATTGAGCTCGCCGCTCCCGTTGCCCACATCTGGTTCCTGAAGTCGCTGCCGAGCCGCATTTCGACGCTGCTCGACATGACGCTGAAGGATGTCGAGCGCGTTCTCTACTTCGAGAACTACATCGTCACCGAGCCCGGTCTGACGTCGCTGAAGGAAAACCAGCTCCTCAGCGAAGAAGACTACATGCTCGCCGTCGACGAGTTCGGCGAAGATCAGTTCACCGCGATGATCGGTGCTGAAGCGATCTATGAAATGCTCGCTTCGATGAACCTCGAGAAGATCGCTGGCGATCTGCGTTCGGATCTGGCCGAGACCACCTCGGATCTGAAGCAGAAGAAGCTGATGAAGCGGTTGAAGATCGTCGAGAACTTCATGGATTCCGGCAATCGCCCGGAATGGATGATCATGAAGGTCGTTCCGGTGATCCCGCCGGACCTGCGCCCGCTCGTGCCGCTCGACGGCGGCCGTTTCGCGACGTCGGATCTGAACGATCTCTATCGCCGCGTGATCAACCGTAACAACCGTCTGAAGCGTCTGATCGAACTGCGCGCTCCAGGCATCATCATCCGCAACGAAAAGCGCATGCTGCAGGAATCTGTGGACGCGCTGTTCGACAACGGCCGTCGCGGTCGCGTCATCACCGGCGCCAACAAGCGTCCGCTGAAGTCGCTGTCCGACATGCTCAAGGGCAAGCAGGGCCGCTTCCGTCAGAACCTGCTCGGCAAGCGCGTCGACTACTCCGGCCGCTCGGTTATCGTGACCGGTCCGGAGCTGAAGCTGCACCAGTGCGGTCTTCCGAAGAAGATGGCGCTCGAGCTGTTCAAGCCGTTCATCTACGCTCGCCTCGACGCCAAGGGTTATTCCTCGACCGTCAAGCAGGCCAAGAAGCTCGTCGAAAAGGAAAAGCCGGAAGTCTGGGATATCCTGGACGAGGTCATCCGCGAGCATCCGGTTCTGTTGAACCGCGCACCGACGCTGCACCGCCTGGGCATCCAGGCCTTCGAACCGACCCTGGTCGAAGGCAAGGCCATCCAGCTGCACCCGCTCGTCTGCACGGCCTTCAACGCCGACTTCGACGGCGACCAGATGGCCGTTCACGTGCCGCTGTCGCTCGAAGCGCAGCTCGAAGCACGCGTGCTGATGATGTCGACGAACAACATTCTGCACCCGGCTAACGGCGCGCCGATCATCGTTCCGTCGCAGGACATGGTTCTGGGTCTCTACTATCTGTCGATCCTGAACCAGAACGAGCCCGGCGAAGGCATGGCGTTTTCTGACATGGGCGAGCTGCATCACGCGCTCGAAACCAAGTCCGTGACACTGCACGCCAAGATCCGTGGCCGTTTCAAGACCGTCGATGCCGAGGGCAACCCGGTTTCGAAGATCTACGAAACCACGCCTGGCCGCATGATCATCGGTGAACTGTTGCCGCGCAACGTCAACGTGCCGTTCGAGACCTGCAACCAGGAAATGACCAAGAAGAACATCTCCAAGATGATCGACACGGTCTACCGTCACTGCGGTCAGAAAGACACGGTCATCTTCTGCGACCGCATCATGCAGCTCGGCTTTGCCCATGCTTGCCGCGCCGGCATTTCGTTCGGCAAGGACGACATGGTCATTCCGGACACCAAGGTGAAGATCGTCGGCGATACTGAAGCGCTCGTGAAGGAATACGAGCAGCAGTATAATGACGGCCTCATCACCCAGGGCGAAAAGTACAACAAGGTCGTTGACGCCTGGGGCAAGGCTACCGAGAAGGTCGCCGACGAAATGATGGCCCGCATTAAGGCTGTGGAGTTTGACGACAACGGCCGTCAGAAGCCGATGAACTCGATCTACATGATGTCGCACTCCGGCGCCCGTGGTTCTCCGAACCAGATGCGTCAGCTGGGCGGCATGCGCGGCCTGATGGCCAAGCCGTCGGGTGAAATCATCGAGACGCCGATCATCTCGAACTTCAAGGAAGGTCTGACCGTTAACGAGTACTTCAACTCGACCCACGGTGCCCGTAAGGGTCTGGCCGACACCGCCTTGAAGACCGCGAACTCGGGCTACCTGACGCGTCGTCTCGTCGACGTGGCGCAGGATTGCATCGTCAACTCCGTCGATTGCGGCACCGAGAATGGCCTCACCATGACGGCGATCGTCGATGCCGGTCAGGTTGTGGCTTCGCTTGGCGCTCGTATTCTTGGCCGTACGGCTCTGGACGACATCGATCACCCGGTCACGGGCGTTCGTCTCGTCGACGCCGGCCGGATGATCCTGGAACCCGACGTCATCGAGATCGAAAAGGCTGGTATCCAGTCGATCCGCATCCGTTCGGCGCTGACCTGCGAAATCCAGACGGGCGTTTGCGGCGTCTGCTACGGCCGCGACCTGGCACGTGGTACGCCGGTCAACATGGGCGAAGCGGTTGGCGTTATCGCTGCACAGTCGATCGGTGAACCGGGCACCCAGCTCACCATGCGTACCTTCCACTTGGGCGGTACGGCGACCGTGGTCGACCAGTCGTTCCTGGAAGCGTCCTACGAAGGCACGGTACAGATCAAGAACCGCAACATGCTGCGCAACTCTGACGGCATCCTTGTCGCCATGGGTCGTAACATGGCCGTCCAGATCCTCGACGAACGTGGTGTCGAGCGCTCCTCGCAGCGTGTCGCCTACGGTTCGAAGATCTTCGTCGACGATGGTGACAAGGTGAAGCGCGGTCAGCGTCTTGCCGAGTGGGACCCCTACACCCGTCCGATGATGACGGAAGTGGAAGGTACCGTTCACTTCGAAGACGTCGTCGACGGCATCTCCGTGCTCGAAGCGACCGACGAGTCCACCGGCATCACCAAGCGTCAGGTTATCGATTGGCGTTCGACGCCGCGCGGTACCGACCTGAAGCCGGCGATCGTCATCAAGGACAAGAACGGCGCGGTCCTGAAGCTGTCGCGTGGTGGTGACGCCCGCTTCATGCTTTCGGTTGACGCCATTCTCTCGGTTGAACCGGGCACGAAGGTTTCCCAGGGTGACGTGCTGGCACGTTCGCCGCTGGAAAGCGCCAAGACCAAGGATATCACCGGTGGTCTGCCGCGCGTTGCCGAACTGTTCGAAGCACGTCGTCCGAAGGATCACGCCGTCATCGCTGAGATCGATGGTACGATCCGCTTCGGCCGCGACTACAAGAACAAGCGTCGCGTTCTGATCGAGCCTGCTGAAGACGGTGTTGAGCCGGTCGAATACCTGATCCCGAAGGGCAAGCCCTTCCATCTTCAGGATGGCGACTACATCGAAAAGGGCGACTACATCCTCGACGGCAACCCGGCGCCGCACGACATCCTGGCGATCAAGGGAGTGGAAGCACTCGCTTCCTACCTGGTCAACGAAATCCAGGAAGTCTACCGACTGCAGGGCGTTGTGATCAACGACAAGCACATCGAAGTCATCGTTCGTCAGATGCTGCAGAAGGTGGAAATCACCGATGCCGGCGACTCGACCTACATCGTCGGTGACAATGTCGATCGCATCGAGCTCGAAGACGTCAACGACGGCCTGATCGAACAGGGCAAGAAGCCGGCATACGGCGATCCGGTCCTGCTCGGCATCACCAAGGCCTCGCTGCAGACACCGTCGTTCATCTCGGCGGCGTCGTTCCAGGAAACCACCAAGGTGCTGACCGAAGCGGCGATCGCCGGCAAGGTCGACGGCCTGCAGGGTCTGAAGGAAAACGTCATCGTCGGCCGTCTGATCCCGGCTGGTACCGGCGGAACGATGACGCAGATCCGCCGCATCGCGACGGCGCGCGACGAGATGATTCTCGAAGAGCGTCGCAAGGGTACGGGCGCAGATGTTGCCACCCCGATGCTCGCCGATCTCGCGAAGGAAAACGCAGCGGCCGAATAA
- the rpsL gene encoding 30S ribosomal protein S12, which translates to MPTVNQLIRKPRQAQVKRNKVPALQENPQKRGVCTRVYTTTPKKPNSALRKVAKIRLTNGFEVIGYIPGEGHNLQEHSVVMIRGGRVKDLPGVRYHIIRGVLDTQGVKNRKQRRSKYGAKRPK; encoded by the coding sequence ATGCCTACCGTAAACCAGCTGATCCGCAAGCCGCGTCAGGCACAGGTAAAGCGCAACAAGGTTCCTGCTCTGCAGGAAAACCCGCAGAAGCGTGGTGTTTGCACCCGCGTCTACACGACGACCCCGAAGAAGCCGAACTCGGCTCTGCGTAAGGTTGCCAAGATTCGCCTGACCAACGGTTTCGAGGTCATCGGCTATATCCCGGGTGAAGGTCACAACCTTCAGGAACACTCGGTTGTCATGATCCGCGGCGGCCGCGTAAAGGACCTTCCGGGTGTCCGTTACCACATCATCCGTGGCGTTCTCGATACGCAGGGTGTCAAGAACCGCAAGCAGCGCCGCTCCAAGTATGGTGCGAAGCGTCCGAAGTAA
- the rpsG gene encoding 30S ribosomal protein S7, with protein MSRRHSAEKREINPDPKFGDLVVTKFMNAIMLHGKKSVAESIVYGAFDAVQGKLKQEPIAVFHSALDNIAPHVEVRSRRVGGATYQVPVDVRPERRQALAIRWLIAAARKRNETTMVDRLCGELMDAANNRGSAVKKREDTHKMADANRAFSHYRW; from the coding sequence ATGTCACGTCGTCACAGTGCAGAAAAGCGCGAGATCAACCCGGATCCGAAGTTCGGCGATCTGGTTGTCACCAAGTTCATGAACGCCATCATGCTTCATGGTAAGAAGTCGGTTGCTGAAAGCATCGTTTACGGTGCCTTCGATGCCGTTCAGGGCAAGCTGAAGCAGGAGCCGATCGCCGTGTTCCATTCGGCCCTCGACAACATCGCTCCGCACGTCGAAGTCCGTTCGCGCCGCGTTGGTGGTGCAACCTACCAGGTTCCCGTCGACGTTCGTCCGGAACGCCGTCAGGCGCTCGCCATCCGCTGGCTGATTGCTGCTGCCCGCAAGCGCAACGAAACGACCATGGTTGATCGCCTCTGCGGCGAACTCATGGACGCTGCGAACAACCGTGGCAGCGCCGTCAAGAAGCGCGAAGACACGCACAAGATGGCCGACGCCAACCGTGCATTCTCGCACTACCGCTGGTAA